A single Parabacteroides timonensis DNA region contains:
- a CDS encoding SUMF1/EgtB/PvdO family nonheme iron enzyme, whose amino-acid sequence MNKYFLLVSLFLSSSLFASAAPKQKKVDTWIDASIKAKTELRNELQKANMPVISTWKKHKEKAEPFAVDLKGVDKLVLITAGGPDGSDYDQAVWGNARLIAADGSSVWLDEVPFEYGVAGWAKPKMNVNAYDHEIFIAGKEYKHGVFCHANGTLVYPIKGKYVRFEAEVGIDDTSSGGSVYFQALNVVPKFVGDELIAKYPGQIGMLGAMMDGLDTWLITPDASIEKQAVESLITKLKDGSYYKSVIQQIAAEKDVNTQIRKYLELFEKIQDVYAVQNDLEWLNVEAIKLAFADMKKQKGFDAAKYEPMLNELVQLEQKGFSGIYKGDEQALANARKALGNKKAILLGNPLLDADKIVAVRYKLGSTARQAMAPDLGTQANNWSNQESARRSGFNAEIVELSDLRGDMQMKSIFRPTVEDASIADLRMHWDADRVMFTTLMPDKRWNVFEVKLDGTGCKQLVENEEPDLEFYDGTYLPDGRIIANSNIGYQGVPCVSGDDPVGNMVLYTPKDKNLRRLTFDQDANWNPVVMNNGRVMYTRWEYTDLTHYYSRIVMHMNPDGTENKALYGSGAMFPNSTFDIQPLPGQGSAFVGIISGHHGVARSGRLIVFDPSKGRKSVGGMVQEIPHRNRPIQELIKDELVNGVWPQFVKPTALSDKYFLVAAKLDPQSLWGLYLVDVYDNVTCLMQAEGEGYISPILVKKAKTPPSIPDRVKLDQKEATVFIQDIYEGEGLRGIPRGTVKELRLHAYEYAYVKTRSDHNWHGIQSGWDIKRILGTVPVEEDGSVIFKVPANTPISIQPIDKDGVAIQWMRSWFTGQPGEVVSCIGCHEDQNQIPIPKRVIASQKAATPLKAPEGGVRSFTFDLEVQPILDRACIACHNGEGKAFDLRGGKKDKLGYGTSYLNIHPYVHRQGGEGDMVVLQPYEYHPNTSELVRILKKGHHNVKLTDEEWLKLYNWIDYNAPDKGYFDANVLGKEIIPYQGFDQIKRRKELTDKYANGMGVDWKKEIADYADYLKAQGPITPVMPEKSAPVKEKTLKAKGWPFDKAAIKDMLAKETSNRKEVEIAPGVKINFVRIPAGEFVMGSYRGESDAYPTAKVKIGKAFWMGEMEVTNEQFNVIYPDHDSRFVDQLWKDHVVQGYPANEPKQPVIRVNYNDAMEYCKQLSEKTGLNITLPTEAQWEWACRAGSDSDFWYGDMNTDFGKFENLADKTTLLFAVSGVDPKPMSPNSYWYKYYTYLPKEEGVDDGQLIQTGDKVYQANPFGLYNMHGNVSEWTRSDYVPYPYNEKAKVTSDHKVVRGGSYIERPKFSTSYARKAYYPYQRVFNVGFRVIIED is encoded by the coding sequence ATGAATAAATATTTTTTATTAGTATCACTCTTCTTATCCTCCTCCCTTTTTGCTTCGGCAGCCCCGAAGCAAAAAAAGGTGGATACCTGGATTGATGCCTCCATCAAAGCCAAGACGGAACTGCGCAATGAGCTTCAAAAGGCCAATATGCCTGTCATTTCCACCTGGAAGAAGCACAAGGAAAAAGCAGAACCGTTTGCGGTTGATTTGAAAGGCGTGGATAAGCTGGTGCTTATTACTGCCGGTGGTCCGGACGGCTCTGATTACGACCAGGCTGTTTGGGGTAATGCCCGCTTAATTGCTGCCGACGGTTCTTCCGTATGGCTGGATGAAGTTCCTTTCGAATATGGTGTGGCTGGTTGGGCCAAACCAAAAATGAATGTGAATGCTTATGACCATGAGATCTTTATTGCTGGCAAAGAATACAAACATGGTGTATTCTGTCATGCAAATGGTACATTGGTTTATCCGATAAAAGGAAAATATGTTCGCTTTGAAGCTGAAGTAGGTATCGACGATACTTCTTCCGGTGGTAGTGTATATTTCCAGGCATTGAACGTAGTGCCTAAGTTCGTTGGCGACGAATTGATCGCTAAATATCCCGGACAGATCGGTATGTTGGGCGCAATGATGGACGGACTGGATACTTGGTTGATTACTCCCGATGCCTCTATCGAGAAGCAGGCGGTAGAATCATTAATCACCAAATTGAAAGACGGTTCATACTATAAAAGTGTTATCCAGCAGATCGCTGCCGAAAAGGATGTAAACACACAGATTCGTAAATATCTGGAGTTGTTTGAAAAGATTCAGGATGTTTATGCTGTGCAGAACGACCTCGAATGGTTGAACGTAGAAGCAATTAAACTTGCTTTTGCGGATATGAAAAAGCAGAAAGGTTTTGATGCTGCCAAATACGAACCGATGCTGAACGAGTTGGTACAACTCGAACAGAAAGGTTTCAGTGGTATTTACAAAGGCGACGAACAAGCATTGGCAAATGCTCGTAAGGCTTTGGGTAACAAAAAAGCTATCCTGTTGGGTAACCCGTTATTGGATGCAGACAAGATTGTAGCTGTTCGTTATAAGTTAGGTTCTACTGCCCGTCAGGCAATGGCTCCGGATCTGGGAACACAGGCTAATAACTGGAGTAACCAGGAATCTGCACGCCGTAGCGGTTTCAATGCAGAGATTGTCGAGCTGAGCGATCTGCGTGGCGACATGCAGATGAAGAGTATCTTCCGCCCCACAGTAGAAGATGCTTCTATTGCCGACCTGAGAATGCACTGGGATGCAGACCGTGTTATGTTCACGACATTGATGCCGGACAAACGTTGGAATGTATTCGAAGTAAAACTGGACGGAACCGGCTGCAAGCAGTTGGTTGAAAACGAAGAACCGGATCTGGAATTCTATGACGGTACATACCTGCCCGACGGACGTATTATCGCCAACTCTAACATCGGTTACCAGGGTGTACCTTGTGTTAGCGGTGATGACCCTGTTGGTAACATGGTTCTTTATACTCCGAAGGATAAGAATCTGCGTCGTTTGACATTCGACCAGGATGCCAACTGGAATCCGGTTGTAATGAACAACGGTCGTGTTATGTACACTCGTTGGGAGTATACCGATTTGACTCACTACTATTCCCGTATAGTAATGCACATGAACCCGGACGGAACAGAAAACAAAGCCCTTTATGGTAGCGGTGCTATGTTCCCGAACAGTACATTCGATATTCAACCGTTACCCGGACAAGGATCTGCATTTGTAGGTATCATTTCCGGTCACCACGGTGTTGCCCGTTCAGGACGTCTGATCGTATTCGATCCGAGCAAGGGACGTAAGAGCGTTGGCGGTATGGTACAGGAAATTCCTCACCGTAACCGTCCTATCCAGGAGTTGATCAAAGATGAACTGGTAAACGGCGTATGGCCGCAGTTCGTTAAACCGACAGCTTTGAGCGATAAATACTTCCTGGTTGCCGCTAAATTGGATCCGCAGTCATTGTGGGGACTTTATCTGGTGGACGTTTATGACAACGTTACTTGTTTGATGCAGGCAGAAGGTGAAGGTTATATCAGCCCGATCCTGGTGAAGAAAGCAAAAACTCCTCCGTCAATTCCTGACCGCGTTAAGCTGGATCAGAAAGAGGCTACTGTATTCATCCAGGATATCTATGAAGGCGAAGGTCTGCGTGGTATTCCTCGCGGAACAGTAAAAGAACTTCGTCTGCATGCTTACGAATATGCTTATGTGAAGACTCGTTCAGACCATAACTGGCATGGTATCCAAAGTGGTTGGGATATCAAACGTATCCTGGGTACTGTTCCTGTTGAAGAAGACGGTTCGGTTATCTTCAAGGTGCCGGCTAACACTCCGATCTCTATCCAGCCAATCGATAAGGATGGCGTAGCTATCCAGTGGATGCGTAGCTGGTTTACAGGTCAGCCGGGTGAAGTAGTCTCTTGTATCGGTTGTCACGAAGACCAGAACCAGATACCTATTCCTAAACGTGTGATCGCTTCTCAGAAAGCAGCTACTCCGTTGAAGGCTCCCGAAGGTGGTGTTCGCTCATTCACTTTCGACCTGGAAGTTCAGCCGATCCTCGATCGTGCTTGTATCGCTTGTCACAACGGTGAAGGCAAAGCATTCGACCTGCGTGGCGGTAAGAAAGATAAACTGGGTTATGGTACATCATATCTGAATATCCATCCGTACGTACACCGTCAGGGTGGTGAAGGTGATATGGTTGTTCTTCAGCCGTACGAATATCATCCTAACACAAGCGAACTGGTTCGTATCCTGAAGAAGGGGCACCACAACGTGAAGCTGACAGATGAAGAATGGTTGAAACTGTATAACTGGATCGACTATAACGCTCCTGATAAAGGTTACTTCGATGCTAACGTACTGGGTAAAGAAATCATTCCTTACCAGGGATTCGATCAGATCAAACGTCGTAAGGAACTGACTGACAAATATGCTAACGGCATGGGTGTAGACTGGAAGAAAGAAATCGCCGACTATGCCGATTATCTGAAAGCTCAAGGTCCGATCACTCCGGTAATGCCTGAAAAGTCTGCTCCTGTAAAAGAAAAGACATTGAAGGCTAAAGGCTGGCCGTTCGACAAGGCTGCTATCAAGGATATGCTTGCAAAAGAAACGAGCAACCGCAAAGAGGTTGAAATCGCTCCGGGTGTGAAGATTAACTTCGTTCGTATCCCTGCAGGTGAATTCGTAATGGGTAGCTATCGTGGCGAATCGGATGCTTATCCTACTGCCAAGGTGAAGATCGGTAAAGCATTCTGGATGGGTGAAATGGAAGTAACGAACGAACAGTTCAACGTTATCTATCCGGATCACGATAGTCGTTTCGTTGACCAGTTGTGGAAAGACCACGTGGTACAGGGTTATCCGGCTAACGAACCGAAACAACCGGTTATCCGTGTAAACTACAACGATGCTATGGAATATTGTAAGCAACTGAGCGAAAAAACAGGCTTGAACATTACGCTTCCTACCGAAGCACAATGGGAATGGGCTTGCCGCGCAGGTAGCGACAGTGATTTCTGGTATGGCGACATGAATACAGACTTTGGTAAATTCGAGAACCTGGCCGACAAGACTACTTTACTATTCGCAGTAAGTGGAGTAGACCCGAAACCGATGTCACCTAACTCTTATTGGTATAAGTATTATACTTACCTGCCTAAAGAAGAAGGTGTAGACGACGGTCAGTTGATCCAGACAGGTGACAAGGTTTACCAGGCTAACCCGTTCGGTTTGTATAACATGCACGGTAACGTTTCAGAATGGACTCGTTCAGATTATGTTCCTTATCCTTATAATGAAAAGGCTAAGGTCACTTCAGACCATAAAGTGGTTCGTGGTGGTTCATATATCGAACGTCCGAAGTTCTCTACCTCTTATGCACGTAAGGCGTACTATCCGTACCAGCGTGTATTTAACGTAGGCTTCCGTGTAATAATTGAAGACTAA
- a CDS encoding chorismate transformation enzyme, FkbO/Hyg5 family — protein sequence MNYCDKIEYNIYTTEKAEFGKMVDKLLAQLPQNEQIFRLAFFGMPSDNEQYVSRRILLREKVRKYYGNHEPVLSYVSQPPLNGGLILEAHTYTPDAGDHITYKHIGTFPYVILENGSGRFLFAGGFHGDVINFGIEVQSKEVFQLVSDLMRREGFPINSIIRQWNYIEQITKFDGDDQHYQIFNNSRSEYYAKTTWENGYPAATGIGANLGGVLVDLDAAVFSNPDCFATPIDNKLQIAAHAYSEGVLEAANCKKTTPKFERAKSMTFGDRELIYISGTAAIRGEESLIGVGLGRQLHITMENIAELIGEAKLKMLRVYLKDKSFYEEAERLLNDYKLNIPISYMWADVCRDELLIEIEGIAVL from the coding sequence ATGAATTATTGCGATAAGATAGAATACAACATTTACACTACTGAAAAAGCGGAATTTGGAAAGATGGTTGATAAGCTGCTTGCCCAGCTTCCGCAGAATGAACAAATATTCAGGCTAGCCTTTTTCGGTATGCCGAGTGATAACGAACAGTATGTTTCACGCCGTATATTGCTGCGTGAAAAGGTTCGTAAGTATTATGGGAATCATGAGCCGGTATTGAGCTATGTGTCTCAACCGCCGTTGAACGGAGGACTGATCCTTGAAGCCCATACATATACTCCCGATGCGGGAGATCATATTACGTATAAACATATCGGAACGTTCCCGTATGTTATACTGGAAAATGGTAGCGGCCGTTTTCTGTTTGCCGGAGGTTTCCATGGCGACGTTATAAATTTTGGTATCGAGGTACAATCGAAGGAAGTATTCCAATTGGTGTCCGACTTGATGCGGAGAGAGGGTTTCCCGATCAACAGTATCATCCGTCAGTGGAATTATATCGAACAGATCACTAAATTCGATGGTGACGACCAGCATTACCAGATATTTAATAACTCCCGTAGTGAGTATTATGCCAAGACGACCTGGGAGAACGGTTATCCTGCAGCGACAGGTATCGGTGCAAACCTGGGTGGTGTACTGGTTGATCTGGATGCAGCCGTATTCTCGAACCCGGATTGCTTTGCGACTCCGATCGATAATAAATTGCAGATTGCTGCACACGCTTACTCGGAAGGAGTGCTGGAAGCGGCTAACTGTAAAAAGACAACTCCGAAGTTTGAACGTGCAAAGAGTATGACCTTCGGCGACCGTGAGTTGATCTATATCTCCGGGACGGCAGCCATCCGCGGTGAAGAAAGCTTGATCGGAGTAGGGTTGGGGCGTCAGCTCCATATCACGATGGAGAATATTGCCGAACTGATCGGTGAAGCAAAACTGAAAATGCTCCGGGTGTATCTGAAAGACAAGTCATTCTATGAGGAAGCAGAAAGACTGTTGAATGACTACAAGTTGAATATCCCCATCTCCTATATGTGGGCGGATGTTTGCAGGGATGAATTACTAATAGAGATTGAAGGGATTGCAGTGTTATGA
- a CDS encoding cupin domain-containing protein — MKKGLSIKTMAVGLLLSSMVACTGNKTSDATCCNGEGGCTEQCKCDKNSNCKTNKEMTYSKKYTNADFYKDGKFDQEVALKAMKDMFEFYGVPFTDLMAKDIWVTDFGLGDFENVGMGGIFWINDAEHGYFAHAIYLLPGQMIPEHAHVKTKFPAKHETWMVEKGWAYNFSEIGDETPNAPAIPASHGPIKSKNFTIQKVGEVLPLKKIESFHFLMAGPEGAIVDEWACYHDNDGLRFTNPKASL, encoded by the coding sequence ATGAAAAAAGGATTAAGTATTAAAACAATGGCTGTAGGGCTTTTATTAAGTTCTATGGTGGCATGTACTGGCAACAAAACAAGTGACGCTACTTGTTGCAACGGAGAGGGCGGATGCACTGAACAATGCAAATGCGATAAAAATTCTAATTGTAAAACTAATAAAGAAATGACTTATTCTAAAAAGTACACAAACGCCGATTTCTATAAAGACGGCAAGTTCGATCAGGAAGTTGCTTTGAAAGCAATGAAAGACATGTTTGAATTCTACGGTGTTCCTTTCACCGACCTGATGGCTAAAGACATCTGGGTAACAGACTTCGGTTTGGGCGACTTCGAAAATGTAGGTATGGGGGGTATCTTCTGGATCAACGATGCAGAACACGGATACTTCGCTCACGCTATCTATCTGCTTCCGGGTCAGATGATCCCAGAACACGCTCACGTAAAAACCAAATTCCCGGCTAAACATGAAACATGGATGGTTGAAAAGGGATGGGCTTACAACTTCTCTGAAATTGGAGATGAAACTCCTAACGCTCCTGCAATTCCCGCTAGTCACGGTCCGATTAAGAGTAAGAACTTCACTATTCAGAAAGTGGGTGAAGTATTGCCTTTGAAGAAAATCGAATCATTCCACTTCTTGATGGCTGGTCCGGAAGGTGCTATTGTTGACGAATGGGCATGTTATCATGATAATGACGGTCTTCGTTTTACAAATCCGAAGGCTTCTCTGTAA